In the Lates calcarifer isolate ASB-BC8 linkage group LG16_LG22, TLL_Latcal_v3, whole genome shotgun sequence genome, GAGTTTTGTCAATTTAGGTAAGTGACATTAAAGTAGTCCCATCTGTCATCTTTTCTTATTAAATCAGAACTGATTAATGGATTAGTCCAAATTAGATGCAATCGATCCtgatttcatttgcatttgaCAAAAACCCCTCTCCACCTCATTCTCTCATCATTGTATCTTTTCTTGGTGAAGAGCCTGATCTTCTGTACATTAGATGTCATTTTCTAGATAATGCACTGCAGACAAGGAAATATAAGGACATTCCACGGTGAAACCCAAAAGTCAGGCCGCACATGGACATATAGCACATGGCGTTTATTGTGAAAATAGATGTGGCTTGAGATGTGGATTTTTCTTTAGTCTACGTTGCTCTATAAAAACTATAAACTATAACAAGCGTGTAAGCTAAGTTTGCAGTTGTTGACCtactctatttatttatttatttctagaTTTAAATATCTTTAGTACATTTTCAGACATCAGTTATTATCCCTCAGAGATGTTCAGTTGCTTTAGCCTTGTGTGAAATATTTTGCATTCAACACAATTAAAATTTTTGACCTTATCAGTTTTTGCTGCTTTCTATTTAAAATGCAGCTGATCTGTATgatgattgtgtttgttcagtagCCACGACCCTTAACCCTTCAGTTCAGAGCAACTTATCAGATGACTGTCTGACCTTGAGAAAATTGGTCTAAATGATTTCCTGTTGTTAAAAGGGGAGTGATATTGAGTGATGCCTGTATTTCTCCTGGTTCTGTCTCTAGGAGAAAGCAGGAGTTCTACTCTCCATATCTGAGCTATTTGTTGCATTTATTGTTCTTGAATGAGAATTAAAATATCAAGCATACCACATGGAAAGTTACTTAAAAGTAGAATATGATACAGCCTTGCAGAATCTTAAAccaatgatttaaaaaaaagtcaccaTAAAACAGACTTAATATGATAttggcactgtagtttattttcttGAATATATGGCAAAACATGTAAAAGTGGAATTGTGTAGAGTTCCTTGGGAGTATAATCCCTCACCTTGGCCTGGGCCCATCTGTTTCCACTTACCACTATACCAGGGCATGTACACTGTCAGCCTTGAAAGCTCTGCTCTCATTCTGGTGACTGTCAGTGAAGTGCTCAATGGGGCTCTGTCTTTATTACAGTACACTCAAATATAGCTACTGACCTCAGCTGTTTTACAAAAGTCCATGTGGGATCTCATGCAGTTTAATATGCCTACTGTAAGAATAAATAAGAAATcaagcaattttttaaaaattctgaCACTAAAGTGAGATTGTATACAAGAGTTAAGATGTAACACACCAGccatttattaatatttttaacaaaatatgGATACCGTCCTTGTAGAACAAGCTGAATCCAATTAATATGCAACACATCAAGAATGCATGCGGCTCGCCCTTACCAGGGAGTGAGGTCATTATTATTTAATCTTTAGCTGTTTTAAATGCTCCATGCTCCATTCTTAGTAGTACTTCTGCTTCAGATTACTGCCTGTGGCTAATATAATGGAACACGCTCAGTGGGTAAAAGTCagacctgacctctgacctctttgtGCTAAGTAACCGCAGGCGTTCTCCCTCGATAAAATATCAGGGAAGTGCACTGCATGATATCACCACGGATGTCAGAAAATTCACTGAGCTCAGCTACATGCCTCAGGCAGGGGTGTGAGACAGTTGGCGGTCACTTTTTAGTATCTTCAGTCAACAGGTGATCATGTTGATATACTAGGCTGCTTGATGTGGTTATTTAAGTAATTTTATTGAggaactttattttgaaaaatcaaaCCGTCCATatcttttattcatttccatgcagcaaaatataaaataaccTGAATAACTTTTTCAGGCCTAAAAAGATATCTCACATTACTCattataatagaaatatttagttttaaagGTTAAGGGTCATTAAACACACTTGACTCATTGTATGGAACCTACAGGAGGTCAGTATAAGGTCAGAAATTAGGTCAGAGTAGACGCTCACATGATGTTGAAGAATCCTGTCTGGTCTTTTCTCTCACTTGAGGATCAGACCAAAGTGTCTTTAATTGAAATCAGCCTGTTTTTCTTAACTGACAGCCCATTCATCATGGCCAGAGAATGCAGTTAGGCACACAGTAGAGGGCCTGTCTGGGAACTGCTACCTGTATTCAGTTGACTGATTTAATGAACTGGAAAGTGCTTTTGTTGGTAGTCAAAATGTTTGGATTGGACTTGGAATGTAAAAGAAGATGTAATAAATtactatttttctgtgtgttaatgccggcatattttctcttttgagCAACACACACAGCGGTTCAGGAGGTGAAGCCATATTTTCTGATCAGTGTAAGCTTTGCTGccagtaaaaatgaaattcatcacaaaatattttctttcccAGTGGAGAAAGATAAAGATTTTTCTCACCAACGACGACACTACAAGGAGTTCCGTTTTGATCTGACTCAGATCCCAGATGGAGAAGCGGTGACGGCTGCAGAGTTTCGGATCTACAAGGACCGCAGTCATGCCCGCTACGAAAATATTACTCTGAAGGTTACCATATATCAAGTCATCAAGGAATATCAAAACAAGTAAGTACCAAACCAACTATTACACCATTAATCTGACAGATATAGTTGCTAGTTACTTATGACACATTACACTCGACACATATGACCAACTTACAACAAATATTGTACTGTTATAGATTAGACCACTAAGAAtatataaagtaattaaaaattgCTCAACCTCAACCAGCTAAAACATCAATATGATGCTTTTTCAGTTGCACATCAGTAATCTTAGTGCAGTAATATATAACACTTATACAGGGACCATTCTTTTGCCTCATGAGTACTTCTACGTTtgataattaaaatacattCTGCTGCTACTGCTATGTACTTTTGTTAAAGTATGAATGCTGGCCTTTTACTTGTACTGCTACTGTTTTTTTAGTAAAAGGTCTCAATACTTCTTGTACCACTGTATACAGGATATTTTAGGGGCATAATTTATTGAGGATCAACAGACCCTGATCATTGACatttgagagaaaatgaatctgaaaatgAGTCCCTGGGGAATCAAACATCTCAGAAAAAGAATATAGGCTCAGGACTTGCATCAAAGCTGTTTGTAACTGCAAGTtgactgaaagaaaacagaaatagctGTTACTTCAGCTGTAGTTTGATCTTCTGTAGTAATcttatttcacagtttttttttgttttttttttttaaaggcaaataCTCCAGCAGCTATTGTCTTGCACGGCTGAAACTTTTCCACTCACACTGAACGCCCTTCTATCTCCAACTCTGCTCTCCTTCATTCGCACCATGTCTGCCTTACAAATATAGTTCTAGGATAAAGAGAGCTCCATTAGCAAGTTGGCCACTTATGAAGCTTGGAAGGTCCATCAGTTATCACTCGTCTTGTGTAGCCTGCTGGCCGTGTCCCAGATGAAACCATGAGGGACCATATTAGGGGGGGGAGGGGGCTCCCTCGGGTGTTCCCGTGATCACTGTTATGCCCACCACCTGCCTGTCTTAACAATATTCCGGAAGTTTAAACCATGACATAGCTGAATACACAAGGGTGTACTTAAAAGTGGGCCCACATTTGCTTGCcaaaaatgtgtgtgggtgATTGAAGGGGAGATATGGCCCTCCTGGGCTTTGAAAAGGTCCAAGTCAATGGACTCTGCCATCTTAAAGGGGAAGACTGCTCAGTTAAAGTTTTTATAGGGAATAGTATGTTTCAGTTAGTATTCACAAAGAAGAACAGTGCTTCCCCAGTGCTAGAAATTTGAGAATCAGTATCAGAATATGtgattttaaacagttttctcTGGGTTTTTCTAAACTTAAAAGGTTATAATGAATTCATAAGTTATGAGTACTATTCGCTTGTAAAGCCATacacattattttatgtttttcttcagtATATCAGACAACATACCAACATTGTATACTCAAAATGGTCAGAGCCAAGGGTTTTCATTCCGTCATTTCTAAAAAATTCACTCTTGCACAAAGTACTGTTAGTTTATGGTTTCCTTAAAGTAACTTAATTGGGTATTTTAAGCATTTCACAATAGTGACCATGTATGCTGTATACTACTAACAGTAACTTCCTCAGTTCATGTTCAGCTGAAATTTTGTTAGGGTCAACTAAAGGTCACCGTCAGTGTTAAATAAGTTAAGTATTCCTCACTACTATGAGTATAGGTTTGAACTCCAGATGCTGCtgttaaaggtaccctgtggagttgttcttttttttttgtagacaAACAAAGTTATGTTTACACTCACTATTTCTCACCTAAACACACTGTGCTAATTGTTGAGTtctaacaaacatgttgaatacATTTCCCTTTTTTATATGTGTAGAGCCAGTTCTCAGAGGAATGTGTAATCTACAGTTTAGGGTAATTTTAAAATCACTCACCGACCTGACCTCATCTCACTCCactataaaaagacaaaagacaaaagagtgacaaaaaaagTTTAAAGGTTAGAGTTCTTACCTGGCTGAGTGTTAACCACTTAGTTAAACTCTGTCTGAACAGCACATCCAGAAATCACACTTAAGGAGTGTCATAAAAAAATTCCCCTTGGATATGGCTGTTGGAATAGTGAATTCTTACCTACACAAACTAAATTATCACAGGATAAGCTTAATTCTGTACATTTCAAAGAGGAAGTTCAACAGTAAGTCACTCATAAGGATTCATCTTGTGTGGAATTCCACATGACGTTGAGTTTTATTACACCTgtaacaaacacataaatagtTCCTGAACTATTCAGGCCATATGGAAAATCTTGGTTCTCTCTGACCAGCACCATGTAACCACAAAAACTGAACAGGCCTTATCCGATCTGCTGCTTGAAAGGAATCCAATGCAAATTGCGAAGCGGGGCTTTTTCAACTTCGGGTTGATTGATGCCTTATGTCAGGCTTCatgttaaaaatacacaaaggcTGATACAAGATTAATAAATCCTGAGCAGTTTTGCCCAACAAATAGCTGAAACCTTGGAGCATGCTTCAAAACACAACCCTGCAGTTTATTACGAGTCACAGCTTCTTAACAATGGCGGTGCTCTTTCTTTTGGCATACAAAAATAGCCAATTACTTTTACACACCAAATCACCAGTGCGCAATACTCAGGGGCTTTTTAGAGAAGAATGTTTGGTTTCAAAAGGATAAAGAGATGAAGACACTAATAAAAGCCACTCAGATTCTGGCTTCTGCTACAGCGTTTGTATCCATTTGTGATCAGTCAGTGATACCTCGTTTATCTCTTCTGGTCTAACCAGTTAAGACCTCTTGGATTCAGTCTAAATGCCCTCAAAGAAGCATATGGTTTCTTTTTTGTGTCCCATTAAAGCTATGCAGCATTAAGGGGTAgaggctgtttttatttgttttagagCTTAACAAAGTGTATCAGGTACAGAGGTTTTGTAATTTGTTTATAATACAGCAGTAAAGTCACCACATTCATCTTACCATCTGTTTGACCGACACCACTCTAAACAGGAGTAATAATCTTAAATAAACCAACATacccacagagacaaaaagctgGTGCTTTAAAGACTGTTTGAGAGTGTATGATTTTAACTGTGGTATATTTAGTGCAGATGTTCGTTTCATTGTCTCTCTTTACCTTCAGAGATGCAGAGACATTCTTGCTCGACTCCAAAAAGGTCCAGGCGTCTGACGGGGGCTGGCTCGTGTTTGACATCACAGCCACCAGTAACCACTGGGTGATGAACCCACAGCAGAACTTGggcctgcagctctgtgtggagACTGTAGATGGCAAGTGaagttcagtttttctttctatgAATTTGACATTTGTTCCTTCCTTTGTAACCTCTCCAGATTTATTTCAGAATCTTGGACTCTAGAAAGGGTCAGGAAGTTCATCTTTTGAGACAATCCACAATGTCTGCATTTGATTAAAAACTAATATCTTCATTGACTTCAGGATAAATGTGACTTGTATATTTGacactgattttttatttatcaccaATAAATAGCCCTAAATCCACAAAAAAAGATTAATGGATTGTCATATTCTTTGTATTTGTAAAGATGTCGGATTTCAGATTCACCTTGAAAGcagtaataaaatgataaaatatcctgtttttctttggttttgttttgaaagttttatttACCTGCTGATTTTTAAAGGACGAAGTATCAACATAAAATCTGCTGGAATCATTGGGAGGAATGGGCCCCAGTCCAAACAGCCTTTCCTGGTTGCTTTCTTCAAGGCCAGTGGGGTGTTACTTCgctctgtcagagctgctggtgggaaaaaaaagaatcacaaTCGCAATAAATCCACTAATCAGCAAGAATCATCAAGGGCACCAAAAACTGGAGGTATGCGCACTTTtatgatgtattttttattttctgttataaTTTCTTTTACCCTATTTACCTGACATTAAATCTCTAAATTGGATACATTTTGACCACACGCTATCATTGCATCAGACTGTCCATTCATTTCTCACACTATCTAACTTAAGTCTCTGCAATGAAAAGCTCCAAAATGACTGGCCAGATTGCCACATTCACCTCTGATCTGCATGCCaactaaattaaactgaaataacattGCTGTGAATATATTAGCACTTGAAGTGATTGATCATATTGAGATATAATGGATAGTGGCTTCATTTTCAGATTATAACACCAGTGAACAGAAGCAAGCCTGTAAGAAACATGAACTTTACGTCAGCTTCAGAGATTTGGGCTGGCAGgtaagacacacaaacactgacagaactGACACATGGTCATGACATGATGAACTCTTTTTATTCAGATTATATGGTGACACTAAGAAATCACAGCCCGTGTCGTAAATAAAAGAAGcaaattgtcttgtttttgtcaaggATTGGATCATTGCACCTGAGGGCTATGCTGCTTTTTATTGTGATGGTGAATGCGCGTTTCCACTTAATGCACACATGAATGCAACAAATCATGCAATTGTACAAACCTTGGTAAGTATTCTTTAGAGTGTTTTGCAGATGTGCATGGCAATAAAATCACGTTTTGAGCTGCCATGATATTTTTTgcagttataattcatttgaagcTCACTGCTGTCACATCTCTTTTAAACCTACTCTGTGCTCTCATTTATAGGTCCATTTAATGTTTCCTGACAATGTGCCAAAGCCATGCTGTGCCCCAACCAAGCTCAACGCAATATCAGTACTTTACTTTGATGACAGCTCAAACGTTATCCtcaagaaatacagaaatatggTAGTTAGGTCTTGTGGTTGCCATTAGTGGCTGGGCTAACTTTAATTTATGCTATCTGGTATGGGAATCGCTGGAAAACACATCTGCTGCAGGTGTGATGTGATGTACAGTATTATGTATATAAAGTTTTATTAcctaatttattttctctcttttttaatagCACTGaatattgtgatatttaaatgattaggacaaaatgatttttctttacGCCAGTTATCTCATAACTTTTGTGTCCGTTGGCATATACTCCCTCTTAGTTACATCTGTATGATAACTTTTATGAGTAAATTATTCACTGGAGTCTTCATGATACATAAGGTCGCTTCCCCTTCTGCTTGTTGTTCCCTTTCCAATAGACAACTATAAATGCTCACTGGTCTATCTAGAATTAAACTTGGAGGTCAGTATATTTGCTTTTTCTTCAGTGCTAGAAtaatgtcacaaagtcctgcaTCACAAATTCATTTGATAAATAAGGGAGATGTTGAGATGATACTGTTAGCACTAACATCACAACTTGAACAGGCTATTGGAAATATTCTAAATCAAATTGGatcactggaaaaaaagaaaaaagtgagtgTTCCTTAATATAAACCAAACTGCCCAAAGCTATTTTCAAGCTGTCACCGTCTTTCAGCACTGATACAGTTTCACCTTTTCCATGCcagcttttttgtgtgttttataagcGAGTGTGTTCTCAGTAGGGGATTATGTCAGTTTGGAATGAAACTCTTAATATGTTGAGTGTTCACTTATGAATGCTTTACAATTTatgtcctttttaaaaaaaacatgttaatgtaAATCTCTTCCATAAACATTGTCTCGTTCCTCTGTGAACTCTGTCATAGCTGCAGACGTCTTTGCTTCATGCTAATTCTAGTTCTCTTTTGGGGAAAGTATATCTTAATGTAGagtgttgtgtattttaataaatgtaccacttgaaaatctttttttctttgccattaCTTGACCTTACGGCTTTTCTTGCCCTCAACTATatgcagaaatgtgttttatgttggagctttttctccttctccagctgTAAGTCCTCTAGCCTTTTTAAATTCAAGTTGTCCTTGTGTATTTCTCTTTGGAGCTGTGCGGATGTTTTACATGCTGTTGCTGGACTACCGTCTCAGATTTATAAATGTTTGACAAGTATGATATAAACTCGGGGTCCACCCATGGAGCCTGTTGACATGCTCTTGGGGAGTGGTAATGCAAGTGGTACAGTGCTAGCTGTAAAGCAGCACTGTGACCTCCAAAGCCAGCCCAAAAGGGTGATTATCATGAGGCTGCCAGTGGAGAAATGTATATTATTTTGTAACCAATCCCTTCCAGATTATGGGGGAAAGATAGTATCCATCACATGATTTATGTGATGTGTATGGCACACCTCTGCTCATTTGGATTTTGTGCACTCATATTTTGGATGTTGGGCCATCTGTTCAGAGATGGGATTCACCCCTGGAAACAAAGTGGGGACCATAAACTAAACCGAGCGAGTTGTTATATTTCCTTCTTGTTCGGGATAAGAAGAATGTCCAGACAAGTGTGAGAGAACATGCTATTTCCAGAGCAGTGCTCTACTTACGCACTGATTTTCAATGGTCTTGGAAATGTAGGGATTAGGTTAAGgattaatatttatttacacaacTGTGTTGACCTTCACTGAACACAGGATATGTACTGTTGCACTTTTTCTCCGCACACCCCCACCTTCGCActtttataacattttttttctctgacatgGCAGAACATTGAGTGACTGTATTTCACTTAATTAAAAGCAGTGGCTGGCCTGCCCAGATGTTATGTGGGCTGCATCTAAAAGGAGTGTTGACATTCAGTGAATAGAAGAGGCCACCTGCTAACTTAACTCTTGGCTTGAGGGGTGCTTTGCATTCCTGTGGCCTGTTGCCTGGCATGATTACGCCTTGCACTTCACAATCCCATCTACTGTTTAATATCATGGATTCTTTCCAATTCAACTATATTTCTCCCTTTTCTGTAACGCCGGAGCTGCAATGAATGAGCTCCTATTTAAGTTCTCCAGAATTACACAGCCCTCTTGACAGCAACCTCCTCACCACATGAAAGGAGAGGGTAACAATTGCCATACTCAGGGCCAGATTAATATAGTGGCCCCTTCTCCTCTGAGACCCCCATGGTCAAAAACAGCCTGCAGTGAGTCAGAGGTGCCTTGACATTCATCAGATCAGCACTTCCAGTGGCCACTTCTGAAAAAGCTGGAAGAAAAGGTCACAACCCATGGCAGTTTACTTTTAATGAAGGGTTTCTTGTGCGTTATTCATGCATCACATGCTCAGGTTTATTGTATATGTCACAACATACTGTTAGctttacataaacacacttaaATAATGTCAGGATGCGTTTCCAGGTGCtgatattaatttttttttctaccaaaaacatgtttattctcTTAACCTGATTGAGAAAACAGATGTGTCCATGTGAGCGGCTGTTAAGAACATGTTCTTTTGTTCAGCAAAAGTGATATATTTAGTGAGGAGAGATCATCTTGAAACTCTTAGCAGGCACGACTGGCTGTCTGTCAAAAGTTGCAAATGCTTGATGATTCaggtcattttttaaaatctaatctaaacCATCACCAGCAGGAAATACGTTGATAaatactgcaaaacaaaaacgaCGTGCTGAAAATGAGCCAACGATCTTGTCAGACCACCGACAAAGGTGTGCGTGCTGGAGGCCGCTCAGAAATGCTGTCTAACAGTACGAGTATCACAGATTAAATCACAGAAGCTGTGAtacttctgttttctgttttctttttcaataaCAATTCAAATCCACTTTTAGTGCAGCTATGTCTCAGTCATCCATTTTGAATAGTCTAAGATTCAAAGTAACTCAAGATAATAAACAACAGTTTATGTAAAAAGCAAGCAACAGaaattgaaaaagaaataatatatTTTCCTTATGTATaggcaaacaagaaaaaaaactccacttcatatttttctgtgccAGTGGCTCTTAAACCACTTCAAGGTTTCCAAGCCTTGTAGAACCCTTATTTTAATTGCCCATCAATGTTTTAATTATAGTGtattcaaagtgtttttgtgtagTTACTCATTCATGTAAACAAGTGTTCTGAatgagtgttgtgtgtttgaaataaaagtcaaatgtgGTCAGTAGTCCATGAAAGAAAACTTGGATTTTAGTCAAACATACCCATAAATTATGAAAACTAAACATTTGTTCACAGGCTTAGTGGAGTTATTAGGCCAGCTACTGTAAAAGCACACAATGTTATATTTGTGAATTTGACTTTTCATTAATGTGCTCAGTTTCTGGTACAGTTAACTAATGCTGGCAGGTTAGATGAATGACATGATGCTTCTACTTTGATTATGTTTTGGTCAATTTATTACAGCTACAAAATGTAACAGTTATTGTTCATTTGGTTTAGTAGTTCCATGTTTCATCAATTTAGCCCCTGTTTCACCAgagatctttttctttctgctgctcaaagtttattttcaaaGTCTCACCTTGCAGTCCATACACAAGGCAAGTGAAATTGTATCTAATAAAAATGTTGTGCAGTTTACCTAATTCATCTCCCCACATATGGTTCTCCTTATTTGTATTCTGTGGGTGGGCTATGACTTCCATACAGCTCAATCAGTCCCTCTCGAAAAGGGAGACCATATGGgtcacatttttacatgttgtttGGTATGACAAGGCTGCAGCAGGACCAGTGAGGAATGTGTC is a window encoding:
- the bmp5 gene encoding bone morphogenetic protein 5, which produces MTALTPLNRAVLGLAWSCLSFLSCAHCGLSDNHVHSSFIYRRLRNHERREIQREILSILGLPHRPRPFSPGKQASSAPLFMLDLYNAMAVEEEEVVGVPQGAGKNFGAKAQGHSRKGYYSPQNAGYSRVAQPYRAAPLLGHSPALTTAQDTNFLNDADMVMSFVNLVEKDKDFSHQRRHYKEFRFDLTQIPDGEAVTAAEFRIYKDRSHARYENITLKVTIYQVIKEYQNKDAETFLLDSKKVQASDGGWLVFDITATSNHWVMNPQQNLGLQLCVETVDGRSINIKSAGIIGRNGPQSKQPFLVAFFKASGVLLRSVRAAGGKKKNHNRNKSTNQQESSRAPKTGDYNTSEQKQACKKHELYVSFRDLGWQDWIIAPEGYAAFYCDGECAFPLNAHMNATNHAIVQTLVHLMFPDNVPKPCCAPTKLNAISVLYFDDSSNVILKKYRNMVVRSCGCH